From Drosophila virilis strain 15010-1051.87 chromosome X, Dvir_AGI_RSII-ME, whole genome shotgun sequence, the proteins below share one genomic window:
- the temp gene encoding protein prenyltransferase alpha subunit repeat-containing protein 1 translates to MDDVMNVDFNNEKKVLCEKIIRDINAVFLKDADLSSFEIIPKETNCNKSPVVHVDHNLGLESWCAQHVYDHAHRTLISHRRQTMQQQLRTLQQQQQSDALAKYLNVALLINPDVTTFWHIRRQLVQKNRLSINKELQFSALVLSIKPKSNEAFAYRRWLYSFQSADAIDWPHEISICERAADRCSSNYHAWSHRQWVLQNAPCLLLSELMRTEKFIRKHISDYSSYHYRQVLLGRAYELCFYMPDESQPQWASLRELLAQYQLNCSEPAGPDAEPLLQLLLPNLNRSSISAQRLRSFLYCCNVAASDMRLCAEQRALYGARDCFELHRRASLKFIVEQCVRLLTGLASGPGLYLAPASGTQSNELRKFDYDSHPFLVAVRRLEFQLGDKHRRWCNMHLNFGHHEQGGN, encoded by the exons ATGGACGACGTTATGAATGTGGACTTTAACAATGAGAAAAAGGTGCTGTGCGAGAAAATCATACGTGACATCAACGCCGTCTTTCTCAAGGATGCCGACCT ATCCTCTTTTGAGATCATACCCAAGGAGACGAACTGCAATAAGTCGCCGGTGGTGCATGTAGATCACAATTTGGGTCTGGAATCGTGGTGCGCCCAGCATGTGTATGATCATGCGCACCGAACGCTCATCTCGCATCGCCGCCAGACAATGCAGCAACAGTTGCGcacactgcagcagcagcagcagagcgatGCCCTGGccaaatatttgaatgtgGCGCTATTGATTAATCCGGATGTGACCACCTTTTGGCATATACGCCGGCAGCTGGTGCAAAAGAATCGCTTGAGCATCAACAAGGAGCTGCAATTCTCGGCCCTGGTGCTATCCATAAAGCCAAAGTCCAACGAGGCGTTCGCCTATCGTCGCTGGCTCTACTCCTTTCAAA GTGCCGATGCCATCGACTGGCCACACGAGATCAGCATATGCGAACGCGCCGCCGATCGTTGCTCCAGCAATTATCACGCCTGGTCCCATCGCCAGTGGGTGCTGCAGAATGCGCCCTGCCTGCTGCTGTCGGAGCTGATGCGCACGGAGAAGTTTATACGCAAGCATATTAGCGATTATAGCAGCTATCACTATCGCCAGGTGCTGCTCGGACGCGCCTACGAGCTGTGCTTCTATATGCCCGACGAGTCGCAGCCGCAGTGGGCCAGCTTGCGTGAGCTGCTCGCCCAATACCAGCTGAACTGCTCGGAGCCAGCTGGGCCGGATGCggagccgctgctgcagctgctgttgcccaaTCTGAAtcgcagcagcatcagcgctCAGCGTCTGCGCTCCTTTCTCTACTGCTGCAACGTGGCCGCCAGCGATATGCGTCTCTGTGCGGAACAGCGTGCACTGTACGGTGCACGTGACTGTTTCGAGCTGCATCGACGCGCCTCCCTCAAGTTCATTGTGGAGCAATGTGTGCGCCTGCTGACAGGCCTGGCCAGCGGTCCGGGTCTGTATCTGGCGCCCGCCAGCGGCACTCAGTCAAATGAGCTACGCAAATTCGATTATGATTCGCATCCGTTTCTGGTGGCCGTGCGGCGTCTGGAGTTTCAACTGGGCGATAAGCACAGGCGCTGGTGTAATATGCATCTCAATTTTGGCCATCACGAACAGGGCGGC